In Euzebyales bacterium, the genomic stretch GGCAAGCTCGCTCCCCGTGTCGCGGGCGACCGAGACGACCTTCGCGACCTCGGCTGCGTCGGTGACCTGGACGATCGCGGACGGCCTGCGATCGAACGCGCGGTAGAACACGGCCCGGGTCTGGTCGTAGGCGGTGTTGTCGGGCGTGATCACCTGCCCGTCGAATGCGGCACGCAGAGCTGGTATCAAACGCTCGGCGTTGTCGGCTCGTGACATCGGAGCACCTCCGTGGGGCATCGGGCCGACGGTCGCCGAGCCGGCCAGGCCGTGACCTGGGTGATGGCGATCTCCGGTCCGGTCGCTTCTGACAAGGACTACCTGCATCGACGACGGCCGGCGCGAGAACTCATCGCTGCGACGACGGGAGTGCACCGCCGCCGGGGCCGTCAACAGCCCCGCGGTGGCCGGCTCGCTGACCGTGGTACGCGAGCCGATCCTGTGGCACCTGCCGGACATCACGCCCCACCGCCGCTGGACGACGGGCGACGCGACGGCCTCCCCGACCTCGTCCCTGAGCCACTCCATCCGCCGAGGCGGCGACGCTGTTGTCCAGACGGACCACCGATGCCGCATACTGGTCGCGGACGGCATCGATACCGGTCGGCAGCTCCGGCGGGGAGGTGGGACGCATGACCGCTCCGCTGGATGCCTCAGCCGCGTACCCGCTCGGACGCAGCGACGCCGAGACGCGGCGGCTCATCCTGCAGCACCAGATCTACGGGCCGTTCACCCGCCAGCTGTTCGGCGACGCGGGCATCACCGCGGGGATGCACGTCCTCGACGTGGGCAGCGGGGCGGGCGACGTCGCACTGCTTCTCGCGGAGCTGGTTGGTCCTCAGGGTCACGTCACGGGCGTCGACACCAACCCCGAGATCCTCGAGGTGGCGCGTGGCCGGGCGGCTGCGGCACACCGGACGAACGTGGTGTTCCACAGTGGCGACGTCCGCCAGCTCGACCTGCGCGACGGCTTCGACGCCGTCGTCGGACGGTGGGTCCTGATGTACGAGCCCGACCCGGTCGCCACGGTTGGCCACGTCGCCGGCTTGCTGCAAGCCGGCGGCATCGTCGCGTTCCAGGAGATGGACCTCAGCACCCCGCGCTCCTCGTACC encodes the following:
- a CDS encoding class I SAM-dependent methyltransferase; this translates as MTAPLDASAAYPLGRSDAETRRLILQHQIYGPFTRQLFGDAGITAGMHVLDVGSGAGDVALLLAELVGPQGHVTGVDTNPEILEVARGRAAAAHRTNVVFHSGDVRQLDLRDGFDAVVGRWVLMYEPDPVATVGHVAGLLQAGGIVAFQEMDLSTPRSSYPPAPLHDQVLRWTTPSADTGPDIAMGMKLFSTYRRAGLPAPQMRIDVPAGGGADWPGYAYIAATVHSLLPFLEQQGAVARDEVDETTLEERLRAEIIDRDGMQILPAIVGAWTRV